From Leptospira brenneri:
CTTTCTGGTTTTTCGGACCAAAGTCTGTCCAATTTATCCTTATCGTATACATTTCGAAAATTTCGTTCGGCATAAAATCCATAAGAACGTTTGGAATTGGACATCCAAAATGTATATACAACTGGTTCGTTTGGTTCCAGTTCTTTGATTTTGACTCCAAATTCTTTGGATGGTTGGTAACTTGTGAGAAGTGGATAAAACTCTAAACTAATGGCGCTGAAAAACAAAGTGGCACCCACAAGAGTGACAAGAATTTCAAGAGGGATGAGCTGCGCCGACAACATGATAAATAGAATTCCTATGACACCAAATACATAATAAAGGATACCGACTTCAGCCACAAATATAGGGATGAGAAAGTATCCAACCAAATACACAAGACCTGCGATGAGAAAAGAAGGACGAAGTCTTTCCACATTGGAACGGAACAAACTTTCCTCCATGATTTTCCCAAAGTATAGAGCAGCTCCAGGTAAAATCCAATAAGTATATTGTGGGAGTGGGTAACGAGAAAATGAAATTAAGAATAGAAAAAGAAATACCCAGAATGGAATGACAAAGTCGATTTCTTTGTATTCGTTTGCACGAATCTTTCTCAGGATTTCTTTCCAACCAAATGATTTTACATATTGGTAAAAACGGTAAGAAATGTATACGATGAGGGGCAGTAACCCACTAAAAAATGCCCAAGAAAAGGATTTATAAAAGTAAAATGGATCAAAGTTGATATCATACATATCTCGGTAAAACCGGCCGAAAGATTGGATCCATATAAAAAAAACAGGTCCGTATGAATTAAAACTTTGATAAAGAAAATAACACCAGAAAGCAGGAAGGGACACTAGGACAAAAATTCCAGTAGGAATTCGCATCGACAAAAGTAACTTCCAATCTCTACGAAATAAAATATCCCCGCCAATGGAGATCGCAGGAATAAAAACAGAAATTGGTCCTTTGGTGATAAAACCCATAGACATCATCAGATACATTAGATAGAAGTAGTTTGGATTTTTTTTCCTTCCTAAATAATAGAAATGATATGTAAAAACTAAGTAAGCTGTTAGATACACATCAATCTTCGGGTCTACCACCATAGCATAAACCCCTGGAGCTAGTAGGTAAGCAAAAGATGCTAAGTATCCTTGTCTTTCTTTTCCACCAGTTAAGATGGTGATTCGGTAAATGGAAAAAACGGAAAGTAAAGTAATTAGAATCGCAGGGATACGAAACGCTATATTATTAATTCCGAATAAAGAAAAAGAAGTGGCTATAGTCCAAAACGTAAGAATCGGTTTGTCCAGGTATCTTCTTCCATTATCAATGAGTGTAAAAAAATCATTGGATAATACAAGTTCGCGACCAATTCCAGCATACTGCGCGCTATCAATATCAATCACATCCAAAGGAAGAGTGAACAAAATGGGAATTGACGCAATAAGTAATAGAATTCTGTAAAAAATTCTTTCGGATGGGGTAAGGGATTCTTTCATTCCAAAGTACCAATTTGTCTTAAGCATTGTCCAAATCCTTTGCAGGAATTGGGTTCTTGGTCATAACACTGTAAGATGTCGCTATTATGAGTGGTACATCCGTCCATACACTGGATTCGACCAGTACGTTTGACATCTGGAGCTAAGGTAAGTTTTAATTCTTCCTCAGTACAGGAAACAAATACCTCACATGCTGCTTGGCATTTTTTTTCCACTATATCTTGGCAGTTTGCAAATGCGAATGTCAACGCAAGAGCTAAGATCCATTTACCGTGTTTCACTTCGAATTCCTTTTAGTGCTAACATTCCACAAGCGCCATTGATGTCCCGACCGGGACTTCTGCGATTGAGAATGGGAGCTGTTGTTTTTGCTTTGAGATGCATGACAAATTCTTTTACTTCGTCATCAGTGGGTCTTCGCCAACCCGTAAAATCTGTATTGAGCGGGATCACATTGATTTTGCATTTGTTCACTGAGCGGGCGATTTTTGCGAGCCGTTCTGCATTGTCACGACCCATATTGACATCAGGGATCATTACATATTCAAAAGTTATGGCGCGATCCAGTTCCTTAGTAAATCGTTTCGCGGAGTCGATCAGTTTCTCTAACGGATGTTTGTCGTTCACATCCATCACAGAAGATCGGGCATTGGGGTTGGGATGATTTAGAGAAATAGCAAAGTTAAATGGTTCTTTGTTTTCGATAAAACGATTGATCCCGGTTGTCACACCGGCCGTCGAAATGGTAATCCGAAGAGCACCAAGCCCAAACCCATCTTGGTCTCGGAGGATATGAGCAGCCTTCATCACGGAAAAATAATTGTGCATCGGCTCCCCCATTCCCATAAACACAATATTAGTAGCCCGGTCGCCTACGAGGCGCTCCACCTGCAAAATTTGGTCGAGGATTTGCCAAGTGTGAAGGTTCCCTTTGTATTCCAAAAGTCCAGTCGCACAAAACTTACAGTTGAGGGTACATCCAATTTGAGAGGAGATACAAATGGTTTTACGACCGCCGTCTCCAGAAGGAATCCAAACGGCTTCGATTTCCTTATTTTCTCCCACATAGAAAGTAAACTTTCTAGTTCCGTCTTCTTTGGAAGCTAGGTCCCTACCGATTTCGATTTCAGGGTATAAAGTATGTTGTTTTAATTTTTCGCGGACTTCTTTGGAAAGTGTGGTGAACTGGTCTAAGTTCGTATAACGACTCTTATAGATTCCGGTATAAATTTGTGCCGCTCGGTATTTTTCCAGACCCAAGGAAACACATAATTCTTCTAGTTCTTTTTTGGTTTTCCCTTTGAGAACCGGTATTTCCTCTTTCATTTGTTTGGACTTTCCACCTTTAGCCAATCTTTTCGGTGCCCCCTCTCGGGACAAGGATTTCCAGGGCTTCTTTAAGTGATAACCGAGATCCTCAATGGGAACAAGCCTAAAATTGAATCCGAAAACCAAACTGACAGAAATTACTGTATCTAAATGGACATTGACTTACACACTGTGATTCAAAAGCCTAGTATCTAGTGAGGAAAATATACGAATGAATAGCGACGCCTTTATGGAATATGCCTTTATCGTCATGGTCGCACTGATAGGAATCGAGATCTTTGTTTCCTATATCAAGGGAAAACAATACTACCGATTGAACGTTCTCATTGCTGATGTGAGTACTGGTGTCATTTTTGCGCTCATTGGAGTGGTGATTCTACTCGGAGCTTTGTATGTTTATGACAAAATAGAAACAAACTTTTCGCTTTCAGCACTTGGTTTCCATTTCTTTCCATTAGAAAGTCCATTTCGATTTTCACCAAGTTTTTCTGTGAACTGGCCTGCCCTCGGAGCTTGGACCTTTGCTGTTGTCTTTGCAGATTTTATCTATTACTGGTTCCACAGACATTGCCATGAAATCAACTTGTTTTGGGCAACACATGTCACTCACCACTCCACACAAGAAATGAACTTATCAGTAGCATTTCGCGGGAATGGGTTACAAAGAATATTTGAATATATTTACTTTTTCTCAATGGCTCTACTCGGAATTCCTTGGGAAATGTTTTTACTAGCCCACCGAATTCTCAAAGTTTACCAATTCGTAGTGCACACTCGTTTTGTTGGGAAGTTAGGATTTTTAGAACATTTTATGGTGACTCCTTCGAACCATAGAGTCCACCATGGAATCCAAAAAAAATACATCGACCGTAACCACGGTGGAATCTTTATCATTTGGGATAGAATGTTTAAATCCTTTGAATGGGAGACCGAAGAACCTATCTATGGACTTACAAAACCCGTAAACTCATTCAACCCAATTACCGTCAACTTACATGTGTTTAAAGATATGTTCTTACAAGTTTTGGAATGTAAATCCCTTGGTGACGTTTTTAAAACCATCTTTGGACCTCCCGGTTGGAAACCTAATTACCTCATCACTCCAGCGGACGAAGCCCCAGAACCTACTAAGGTAGTGAAATACGATCCCAAACCACCCATGGGAGTTATGGTTTATGTGGCACTACAAGCGGCGGTTCTTATGGGAGTGGGTCTTGTGATTTGGAAGGTAGCAAAAATCAATTTAGAACAAGATATGACAACACTTGGGATTTTATCTGTTGTGATCGTTTTTAGTTTATTCTCCATTGATCGAACTATGGAAATGAAACGATGGTCAAGAAGGACTGAAGTGGTAAGGAATGTGCTATTTATCATTGCCTTTGTTTCTGCTCTTCTTTATTCCAATATACCTAATATTGAAATCTTTGCCATCCCACTCACCAGTCTCTCGTTTGTATCCTTGGCTTGGATCATTCTCAAACGAAAGACTTTCTTTGATCTCAGTAATATATCTAATACTTGGTATTAGATATTTCTTTCAAAGCGGACTCCGAAGGGAACAATTTGTTCGACTTCAGGAGTTCGTCTCCCAGGTTTAGATAGGCCTTGGTTTTATCCCCATGTTTTTTACATAGGTTGATATCCTGATAGCAGAGACCAATGTCAACAAACGGTGGTTTTATGGTTTTAGTTTCTCCCTGTCCACCAGATACCGATTGATAGTATAAAAAGTCATCTTCGATCCACCCAAAGATATTTCCGTAAGCAAAATAGGCAGACGAACCTTTTACTTTTCGTAAGTCTCGCCCCATCACACTAAAGTAAACTTCTCGTTCCATAAACCCAAGGATAGTTGGAATCAAATCCAATTGTGAAGTAATATCCTCTCTGAGCTCTGGTTTGATTTTTCCGGGAGCGTAAATGAGAAGCGGAACATTTCTATCCTCGTAATAATTCAGGAACCGATGGTGGCTATGGTCGGAAACAAAAAAGAAAATTGTATCCTTAAAATAAGGAGCTTTTTTGGCTTTTTCCATATATTCATTCAATGCAAAATCCGCATAATGGAGGACATTTAAGTATTCGCTATCTTCTGTTTCTTTTCCAAACAAACGATACTTTTCATCAGGCACTTTGTATGGGTAATGAGTGGTTCCGGTATGAATGACCGATACAATGGGTTTTTCTGATTTTACAAGAAGAAGTTTCTGGTGCATAGCATCGAGCGAGGCTTCATCTAAATAACTCCAAGGACCCGTTTTGTATTCGGGATTTTTTTCTAACTCATTTTTACCCAGAAGTGTATCAAATCCCCAGTGGTACATGATACTTCCTTTATTATTAAAACTAAGATCGGTTCCTGTTACAAATAAAGTTTCATACCCAATCGTTTTGGCAATATTCCCTAACCCAGAAAACCGGTTTAAAATTTGTGGTGTGCGAACAGCAGTTAAACCTGGCCTGTCAGGAATTCCACCCATGAGAGCCATAAGCCCATTGGTAGTCCTTCCCCCACTCGCAAAGAAGTTTTTAAAAAACATCCCTTGGCGAATCAGTTGGTTGAAGTAAGGTGTGACCACTTTCCCTTCTACTTTTCCCGTACCAATGATATCAATGAACTTACCTGTCCAACCTTCAAGAACAATGACTACGATATGAGGCAAAGGTTTAGAAGTAGATACCGTTGTTTTACGAAGGAGAGGGTATTCCTCACTGACAAAGTTTGCTCCTGGATAAGCCACCTCTTCTCTTACAAGTGCGCTCGCCTCGCTTAACTTCATAAAGTGGCGGTCATCCACCTTTGTCATCTTCAGATCGGTAATCACAGTAAAACCTGGGTTGAGCACCAAATCATTGATGATGGTTTCTTTTGTAATGATGGCATCACTGGTTCGAAGAGGACTTGTTTGGATTCCCCCACGAATTCCCAGAACCAGAAGGGCAAGTACCACTAGGAATTGAAGGGCGGCCCATTTGTAATGTAAATTCAAATGCGAATAAGGAAACTTGGATTGGATTTTATAAATTCCAAAACCAATCCCCAAAATAGCAAGAAGCCCTACCAAAAACAAAAGAGGATTCTGAGAAAAAGCAGAACCCACAAGTGGTAACATTTCAAATCCAAGGTAAGCGAAGGCTTCATAACCTAAGTGTTTGTTTCCATTTTCATAATAGATTAGATCTGCAATGAGTAGGAAAAGCAAAAGGATGATGAAGACAACGGGCAGTGTTCGCCAAACCGTTCGGTAAACTCGATTTCTGTTTAGGAAATGTAAACTGGAATAGAGCAAACTAAAACCAAGTAACACACATAATACGGAAATATCAAATCTGGCACCTTTTACGAATGCCTTTAAAATGATCCAAACAGATTTGTCTTGAATTCTGTAAGAATACATTGTCAAAAAAGCGACTCTATAAATCGTCAGAAAGACAATCCCAAGTCCAGCAAGGAGTAAGTGAAACCGAATGTAAAACGGCAATCTAGAAAATAGTTTTTTCATAAATTAGAAATGAAGCAAATTCCATAAAGTAAAAGAGTGATCCATCAGAACATTGAACTGGTTCAATGATTACGGTTTTACCATTTTATAAATGGTTCCCGATTGGTAATCAGCGATAAAGATTTCCCCATCATTGTCCTTACCAAAGGTCGGAATGAGTAAGTTCCACTTTCCAAGTGCAATCGTTTCCGTAACCCTTGTGTTATCCCCT
This genomic window contains:
- a CDS encoding sterol desaturase family protein, with the translated sequence MNSDAFMEYAFIVMVALIGIEIFVSYIKGKQYYRLNVLIADVSTGVIFALIGVVILLGALYVYDKIETNFSLSALGFHFFPLESPFRFSPSFSVNWPALGAWTFAVVFADFIYYWFHRHCHEINLFWATHVTHHSTQEMNLSVAFRGNGLQRIFEYIYFFSMALLGIPWEMFLLAHRILKVYQFVVHTRFVGKLGFLEHFMVTPSNHRVHHGIQKKYIDRNHGGIFIIWDRMFKSFEWETEEPIYGLTKPVNSFNPITVNLHVFKDMFLQVLECKSLGDVFKTIFGPPGWKPNYLITPADEAPEPTKVVKYDPKPPMGVMVYVALQAAVLMGVGLVIWKVAKINLEQDMTTLGILSVVIVFSLFSIDRTMEMKRWSRRTEVVRNVLFIIAFVSALLYSNIPNIEIFAIPLTSLSFVSLAWIILKRKTFFDLSNISNTWY
- a CDS encoding Cys-rich protein, producing the protein MKHGKWILALALTFAFANCQDIVEKKCQAACEVFVSCTEEELKLTLAPDVKRTGRIQCMDGCTTHNSDILQCYDQEPNSCKGFGQCLRQIGTLE
- the rlmN gene encoding 23S rRNA (adenine(2503)-C(2))-methyltransferase RlmN codes for the protein MKEEIPVLKGKTKKELEELCVSLGLEKYRAAQIYTGIYKSRYTNLDQFTTLSKEVREKLKQHTLYPEIEIGRDLASKEDGTRKFTFYVGENKEIEAVWIPSGDGGRKTICISSQIGCTLNCKFCATGLLEYKGNLHTWQILDQILQVERLVGDRATNIVFMGMGEPMHNYFSVMKAAHILRDQDGFGLGALRITISTAGVTTGINRFIENKEPFNFAISLNHPNPNARSSVMDVNDKHPLEKLIDSAKRFTKELDRAITFEYVMIPDVNMGRDNAERLAKIARSVNKCKINVIPLNTDFTGWRRPTDDEVKEFVMHLKAKTTAPILNRRSPGRDINGACGMLALKGIRSETR
- a CDS encoding LTA synthase family protein gives rise to the protein MKKLFSRLPFYIRFHLLLAGLGIVFLTIYRVAFLTMYSYRIQDKSVWIILKAFVKGARFDISVLCVLLGFSLLYSSLHFLNRNRVYRTVWRTLPVVFIILLLFLLIADLIYYENGNKHLGYEAFAYLGFEMLPLVGSAFSQNPLLFLVGLLAILGIGFGIYKIQSKFPYSHLNLHYKWAALQFLVVLALLVLGIRGGIQTSPLRTSDAIITKETIINDLVLNPGFTVITDLKMTKVDDRHFMKLSEASALVREEVAYPGANFVSEEYPLLRKTTVSTSKPLPHIVVIVLEGWTGKFIDIIGTGKVEGKVVTPYFNQLIRQGMFFKNFFASGGRTTNGLMALMGGIPDRPGLTAVRTPQILNRFSGLGNIAKTIGYETLFVTGTDLSFNNKGSIMYHWGFDTLLGKNELEKNPEYKTGPWSYLDEASLDAMHQKLLLVKSEKPIVSVIHTGTTHYPYKVPDEKYRLFGKETEDSEYLNVLHYADFALNEYMEKAKKAPYFKDTIFFFVSDHSHHRFLNYYEDRNVPLLIYAPGKIKPELREDITSQLDLIPTILGFMEREVYFSVMGRDLRKVKGSSAYFAYGNIFGWIEDDFLYYQSVSGGQGETKTIKPPFVDIGLCYQDINLCKKHGDKTKAYLNLGDELLKSNKLFPSESALKEISNTKY
- a CDS encoding ArnT family glycosyltransferase, giving the protein MKESLTPSERIFYRILLLIASIPILFTLPLDVIDIDSAQYAGIGRELVLSNDFFTLIDNGRRYLDKPILTFWTIATSFSLFGINNIAFRIPAILITLLSVFSIYRITILTGGKERQGYLASFAYLLAPGVYAMVVDPKIDVYLTAYLVFTYHFYYLGRKKNPNYFYLMYLMMSMGFITKGPISVFIPAISIGGDILFRRDWKLLLSMRIPTGIFVLVSLPAFWCYFLYQSFNSYGPVFFIWIQSFGRFYRDMYDINFDPFYFYKSFSWAFFSGLLPLIVYISYRFYQYVKSFGWKEILRKIRANEYKEIDFVIPFWVFLFLFLISFSRYPLPQYTYWILPGAALYFGKIMEESLFRSNVERLRPSFLIAGLVYLVGYFLIPIFVAEVGILYYVFGVIGILFIMLSAQLIPLEILVTLVGATLFFSAISLEFYPLLTSYQPSKEFGVKIKELEPNEPVVYTFWMSNSKRSYGFYAERNFRNVYDKDKLDRLWSEKPERLLILPSEKLTQLQEMAGPGYQIEPVLERESFKVATPTVGFLKKETRSLVTKKISLVWLKKIQGKSSKNSKV